The sequence GGCCTGCTGCTTGGGGTTTAGTGCTAGTAATTGCTAATGCTACCCGTATGGTACAACAAGTAATTATCAAAAATCGGGGTCAGGCAGAAGACCGACTGTTACTAATATTTGCGCTGAGTGTAGGGGCGCTTTGCTCACTGCTACTGCTATTAGCTGGTACTACTACCTGGGGAAGTCATCTTGTAGAAAGCTTTGTGGGTGAAGATCAAGAACTTGTAGAGCGTGTGCTACCTGTGTTGTTAATATGCTCGTCAATACCTTTGTTAGTAGCTTTACAGAATGCTACTCAAGGTTTTTTGGTGGGTGAAGGTCGTACTGGCGTTGTGAATCAAGCTACCACAGTAGGAACAGTAGTGCTATTGATTATCGCTTTTTCGGCGGTACAGTCTGGGATGAATGGTGCTATAGCTGCTGCTGTTGCTATGGTGGCTGCTTTAGTTACGGAACTTATTTGTTTAGCAGTTAATCTTAAACATTCCCCTCTCAAATAAAATGTTTAAATAAACTATCAAATCTTGTATTTTATCTGCGTACCCTACGGGAAGGCTCCGCCTAAATCTGCGTTTATCTGCGGTTAATTTGTGGTCTAAAAAAATAGATAACTGCTTAGTGAGGAAATTTCTGTGACAAAGATTTTGCTAGTTGAAGATGAGCCAGATTTAGGCGCTGCAATTAAGCGAACTTTGAACCAAGAAAAATATATTGTCGATTGGGTTTTAGATGGTACAGAAGCTTGGGATTATTTAGAAAGCAAATGGACGCATTACAATCTAGCTATTTTTGATTGGTTATTACCAGGGTTATCAGGATTAGATTTGTGCAAGCGGCTACGTTCTCAGAATAACCCAATGCCAGTATTAATTCTCACAGCTAAAGACCAAATAGAAGATAAAGTACAAGGTTTAGATGCTGGTGCAGACGATTATTTAGTAAAACCCTTTGGTATGGCGGAACTGCTGGCGCGGTTGCGTTCTTTGCAAAGGCGATCGCCCCAACTACAACCGCAACAGTTAACTGTAGATCGCTTTACTCTCGATTATAATTCTCGCACTATTAGTTATCAAAATCAGATAGGTGATGCAAAAGTAATTCCTTTAACAACTAAGGAATTTCAACTTTTAGAATATTTTATGAGGCATCCACACCAAATTGTTACTTCCGACCAAATTCGTAACCAACTATGGGAAGTGAGTTCAGAACCAATTAGTAACGTAGTAGCAGCACAAATGCGCTTGCTACGGCGTAAACTAGCTGATTTTCATTGCGATAATTTGATTGAAACTGTTCATGGTGTGGGGTATCGCTTTAATCCAACAATTAACAATTACTAATAATAAACTGCTAATGGCTAACTGAAGATGAATCAAAATAAGTTATTTTATATCACTCGTGCGCGTTTGGCTTTGTGGTATGCAGGTGTAATGGGAGTAATTTTAAGCTTATGTGGTATTGGTATTTATGAAGCGATCGCTCATGCTCATTGGGTAGCTGTAGACCAAGAAATTAAGTCAGTTGCCGGAACACTGCATGATAGCCTGGAACTGAAACTTAAGCAACCAGGACAAATCGAATTAGTTGTTAAACAGCTTTTACCCGATATTTGTTTAGCAACTAAAAGTTGCTTGCCAAGGCAACCCTCGTCGCCGCGTCATATTTTAGGGGCAGCTAATCAAGGCACTTACTATATCCGTTTATTTAATAATTCAGGACGTTTAATTGCTATAGCTGGCATTAACCCCCAAGGAATATCCCAAGTATTCAAAAACAAAGTATGGCAAACTCAAAAAGATGATTTTGGGAACCGCTATCAACAAATTTCTTTGTCACTACATACCCAAGATAATCGGGATTGGGGATACTTACAGGTAGGGCGAAGTCTTTCCGACTTTGATAAGTATCTCGCAGATGTTAGATGGGTTTTATTCGTAGGGTTGCCAATATCAATGGCGTTCATTGCTGTTTCTAGCTGGTGGTTATCTGGATTAGCAATGCAACCAATTTACAAATCATATCAACAAATAAAACAGTTTACGGCAGATGTGGCTCATGAACTGCGTACCCCTTTAGCTGCTACACAAGCTACGGTGGAATCAGTGTTAAGAATGCCGGAACTATCTGCAAAAGAAGCGCAAGACATTTTACAAACAATAGAACGTCAAAATCGGCGATTAATTCAGTTAGTTAACGATTTATTATTATTAGCTCGTTTAGATCGGCAATCTGTACCAGCACAACGCCAAATTTGTTGTTTAAATGATTTAGTTAGCGATTTAGTAGAGGAATTAGAAGCATTAGCGATCGCAGCAAAGCTAACCCTAACTTCTGATCTCCGAGTTGAGAAGCCATTGTATGTTGTCGGAGATGAAGAACAACTTTATCGCTGTTGTTCTAACTTAATTATTAATGCAATTCAATATACACCAGCAACAGGCAAAATTTTTGTCATTTTAGATTGTAGTAATCATCATGCTTTGATTCATGTTAGTGATACAGGTGTGGGCATTGCGCCTCAAGATATTACACAAATTTTTGAGCGTTTTTATCGAGTAAAGAGCGATCGCTCACGACATACAGGCGGATCGGGATTAGGATTAGCTATAGCCAATGCGATCGCACAAGCACATCATGGCAGTTTACAGGTACAAAGTGAATTAGGTAAGGGCAGCACTTTTACGATTCAATTACCTTTGAGCGTTAATTAGGGAGGGGAGAGGAGTAAGGTGAAATTTTTAGGCTTTGGTTCAAGATTAAAACTTATAGTTGTCTCTTCCATAACCCAAAAGTTAGAGAATTAACCACAGATATCCACAGATAAACACAGATGTAATAATTAATTTTTGCAAGAAATGAGCGAAAGTTTTGATCTCACGAACCAAAAATTAAAATTTTTCCTCCGCCCCTCCCTCCTCTCTCCTCCCCCCTCCCTCAAGATTAAAATTAAACAGTGGCTAGTAATCAACAAGAATCTCACTTGAATCGCGCTCGCGCTAGTCTACGACAAACTATGTCGTGGTATTCCCATCGCGCTAACAATCAACAACTTTCCAACTCAGAAGTACAAGCAGCAGTAAGAAATGAGTTGGAGGTTTTGAGCAATACTTTAGAAAAACTAGATCAAGGTGTAATTTGCATTGCTGCCTTTGGTTTAGTAAGTCGTGGCAAGTCAGCAGTACTAAATGCTTTAATTGGACAAAAAATACTCCAAACTGGCCCTTTAAATGGTGTTACTCAATGGCCTAAATCTGTACGCTGGACACCGCCTGTTACTAACGAGAAAGAAAGTAAAGTACAGGTGGAATTTATTGATACACCTGGATTGGATGAAATTAATGGTCAAGCGCGGGGTGAGATGGCGAAGCAAGTAGCACGCCAAGCCGACCTAATTTTGTTTATCATTTCTGGCGATATCACGCGCACAGAGTATCAGGCATTGTGTGAATTACGACAATCACAAAAACCGCTTATTTTAGTATTTAATAAGGTAGATCTTTATCCAGAGCAAGATCGACAAACAATTTACCAACAATTACAAAATCTAGGGGTTAATACTACTACTGGAAAACGTCTTGAACAACTATTATCTAAAGATGAAATTGTGATGGTAGCGGCTGAACCTGCACCCATAGAAGTGCGGGTAGAATGGCAAGATGGGCGGGTCACTTATGAATTGGAAAAACCTGAACCTCAGATAGATGATTTAAGGCAGAAAATATTAAACTTACTTAATAAAGAAGGGCGATCGCTCTTAGCACTAAATGCTTTAGTACAAGCTAGGGAAGCTGAAGCTAATATTGCCAGTAAAACAGTAGACGTACTTTCGGCTGAAGCAGACGATTTAATTTGGCGCTATGCTCAATACAAAGCTTTGGCAGTTGCCCTAAATCCAATTGCAGTTTTAGATGTTTTAGGGGGAACTGTTACAGATTTAACTTTAATTCGCTCCCTAGCCAAATTATATAATCTGCCGATCACAGGATATGAAGCAGGAAAATTATTGAAAACAATTTTATTAAGTGGGGGAGGGTTACTACTAGGTGAATTAGGTAGTAGTTTATTTTTAGGGATAGGTAAAAGCGCATCTGCGCTTACAACTGGTGAAAATCCTAGTAATATTTTTACTTATGGAAGTACTGCGATCGCACAAGGAGGTATCGCAGGTTATGGTGCTTATGCAGTTGGAAAAGCAGCAAAAGCTTATTTAGAGCAAGGTGCTACCTGGGGACAATTGGGTGCAAATACTGTTATTACAGAAATTCTTAGTCAAGTAGAATCAAATACTATCCTTTATCGTTTGCGACAAGAATTGCAACAAAAACTCAATTTCTAGCATTCAGCTATTAGTGAAAAATATCTGCATCCATCTGCGTTTATCTGCGTACCCTACGGGAAGGCTCCGCCTATATCTGCGGTAAAAAAATCTTATCACTTCTTTAATTCCTGACAAGCATGATTAGTAACTTGTTTAATTATCTCTAAATCAGGCTGTAGTATTTCACTATCCATACTCAGCCATAATAAATATTCAATATTACCAGCAGGGCCAGTAATTGGCGACCAACTTAAACCGCGATATTGCCATCCTAATTGTTGCGCGGTTTGTAAAACTTGTGCGATCGCATCTGCATGATCTTTAGGATCTCTAACTACACCTTTCTTCCCAACCCGTGCTTTTCCCACTTCAAATTGTGGCTTAACTAACAAAACTGCCTCACGGGGAGATTGAAGTAATTCCCACAAAGCAGGTAAAACCTTTGTTAAAGAAATAAACGATACATCTACCACTCCCAAATCAGGAATAATATCACCTTCAACATATAAATCAGATAGTTTAAGATAACGAAAATTTGTTCTTTCTCTTAATACTACTCGCGGATCATTTCGCAAACGCCAATCTACTTGTCCGTAACCAACATCAACGCCATAAACTTTACTTGCACCAGCTTGTAATAAACAGTCAGTAAAACCGCCTGTCGAAATTCCTCCATCTAAACAAATGCGTCCGTCTACAGAAATAGCAAATAATTCCAAAGCTTTAGCTAACTTCTCACCACCTCTAGAAACAAAGCGCGATCGCTCCTTAATCTGAATATTTGAAGATATATCAACATCAGTTCCAGACTTATCAATAACTTGATCGTTTACCCTAACTTCTCCAGCTTGAATTAATCGTTGCGCTTGCTGCCGAGAAGCACATAAACTCAATTCTACTAACAATATATCCAGTCGTTGTTTAGCCAATTAAACCCACTCTTTCCGTAAAATATTAAAACTATAATTAATTAAACCTTAGTCTTCACAAAAATATCCCCTTTGCGCCCTTGGCGAAACCTTTGCGCCCTTGGCGTTAAAAAAAAACATCATAACAGCGCAATAAATCTTTGGCATAGTTCAAAATCAACAAAAATAAATATAACTTATTTATTAACAATTAAGAATTAACTTGATATAATCACAACTCAAACAAGCTGATGACAGGAGTAAGAATGTCTGATTGGCAAGAAATACCAGGCGGAGTGACAGCACCCAAAGGATATAAAGCCGCAGGAATTACCGCCGGACTTAAACCTTCAGGGCTTCCAGATTTAGCTTTAATTTTCTCAGATGTAGAAGCGATCGCAGCAGGTGTCTTCACCACCAGTCATGTCCGCGCCGCCTGTGTAGACTATTGCCGTCAACGCCTCCAATCTAAACATAGCGCCCGTGCCATCCTTTGCAACGCAGGGCAAGCCAACGCCGCCACAGGTTCCCAAGGTTGGATAGATGCCATCGAATCTGCCATGTTAGTAGCGCAAACACTCAACATTCCCTCTGAATCAGTTTTACTAGCCTCAACAGGTGTAATTGGTCAAAGAATTCGCATGGATGCCCTCAAAGCAGGAATTCCTCAACTTGTTAACGCGCTTTCTTCCACAGGAGGTGATGCCGCCGCCCAAGCCATCATTACCACTGATTTAGTAACTAAATCCATAGCCTTAGAAACCAAAATACACGATCGCCCTGTACGCATTGGAGGCATCTCCAAAGGCTCAGGCATGATTCATCCTAATATGGCAACCATGTTAGCCTTTGTCACCTGCGATGCTGCTGTTTCTACCTCTCTGTGGCAGCAAATGTTAAGCAGGGCAGCAGATCGCAGTTTCAACCAAATCACCGTAGATGGCGATACCAGTACCAATGATTGCTTAATTGCTTTAGCTAACGGTGAGTCACGCACTCCAGCAATCACCGAAATGGGCGCAGAAGCAGAAAAGTTAGAAGCAATGTTAACAGCAGTATGCCAACATTTAGCCAAAGCGATCGCCCGTGACGGTGAAGGCGCTACCTGCCTTATTGAAGTAGAAGTTACAGGCGCATCAGACGAAAAAGCAGCCCGTCAAATAGCAAAAACAATAGTTGGTTCATCCTTAGTTAAATCAGCAATTTTTGGTCGCGATCCCAACTGGGGACGAATTGCCGCCGCCGCCGGACGTTCCGGTATACCCTTCGATCAAGAAAATCTCCGCATTCAATTAGGAGATTTCTTATTAATGGAAAATGGTCAACCCCTACCCTTTGATCGTCCCGCAGCCAGCGCGTATCTCAAAGCCAAAGCAGCAGGTGAATACTTAAAAGATGATACCGTTTCAATCTCCGTCAGCATCGGTAACGGTTCCGCTTCTGCTAAAGCTTGGGGATGTGACTTAAGTTATGACTATGTAAAAATTAACGCCGAGTACACAACTTAAAGTTTTTACGAACCGACGCACAAGTAGTAAATAGCCCCATCTGATTAATATCAAACCTCAATTCCCCCCTCCCAGAAGTGTGGGGAGGGGGTTAGGGGGTGGGGTTCCACAATTAATAAATACGGCGCAAAACATAATCCGCTAAATCAATCAAAGCTTGGCGCGACGGACAATGTGCTAAATCTGCCAAATGTTCCACAGCTAATTGAGCATGATGTTTAGCTAATTCACGCGATCGCTCTATCCCCTGACTTTCTTTAATCAGTGCGATCGCTTGTTCTAAATCCTTTTCTTCAACAAACTCACTCTCAATCAAACCCTCTAAATAAGCTTTTTCCTCCATAGCATATAAAGTAGGCGCTGTCAAATTTCCACTTCGCAGATCCGATGCTGCTGGTTTGCCCAAAGTTTCAGTAGAACCAGTAAAATCCAAAATATCATCGACAATCTGGAAAGCTAACCCAATGTGTCGCCCATAGCCATACAAATTCTCAGCCATTTGGGACGATACCTCACTAAGTACCCCAGCCGCCTTAGAACTATTGGCAATTAACGAAGCAGTTTTGTAATAACTTTTTTCCAAATAAGCTTCTATAGACAAACTGGTATCAAATCCATTCAACCCTTGCTGAATTTCTCCTTCTGCCAAATCCATAATTACTTCTGACAGCAGCTTGACAACCTCTAGATTATCCAAATTCGCCAAATACCAAGACGATTGAGCAAACAAGAAATCTCCTGCCAAAACTGCTATACGGTTGCCAAACCGACTATGAACAGTAGGGATACCACGGCGCACCTCTGATTCATCTACCACATCATCATGTACCAAACTAGCGGTATGAATCATCTCCGTAATTTCTGCTAGTCGGCGATGACGCGGAGTAATCTCCTGATCTAGCATAGTTGCCCGCGCAATCAAAAGCACGATCGCGGGTCGGACTCGTTTTCCCTGCGCCCCAAATAAATGTTCAGCCGCCGCATACAGTATGGGATGCCTTGCCCCCACAAGATTTTTTAAATTTTCCGTTAAAACTAGCAAATCAGCTTCAACAGGAGCAAAAAGGGAGGTCACTGAGGTCATGGATCGGCTAGCTCAGATGAGAGAGTTACGAAAGTTTACATATATTTTAAGCCAAGCCATCCCTACAAGAAAGTTTTGTTCCTCAAATCCAGTGTAGATGGCTGCTTAATCAATTGTAACGACTTGTTAAGTATATTAAAAAAATAACGCAAATAGCCGTGAACTTTATGTTAATCTAATAATAAGGGTTTCAAAAAATTCATACACTGCTTGAGTGAAAGATGCAGGGTCAAGGTTAGATACCAGTAACTTATTCAGGTGGCTTTTGTGAGAGGTGTAATCTGTCTCTCTCATCATGCCATCTAATCTAGTTAGGGGTAGGTAAATCATTCCTGATCGTTCAAGTAACATAAAGAACTTCCAACCTAGTTAAGATGCTAGGTGAAACTCATATTGCCTGGTAAGCGTCTGTCGTTATTAAAGGCAATAAACAACCGCTAGGGAGCATGACATTGTTTCCTAAGTGGCTATTATTATGGCATTCTGATTTTGTCATAGATTCAGAAATGCTATTACTTGGTATTTAAATTTAATTTCTGTCTACAGCTTGCGTTTCTCCTATGGCTTACGCTGATATGCCTGTGATCATTCCCCTATTAGCTACGGGTTATTTATTAACAATTTATTTACTGTTGATTTTGGCACAGCGAACTGTAAAGCGTGGGCAAGATCTTAATTATCAAAACCGTAGCTTACCTTACTCTAGATTACCCTCATTACAGGGAAAATTTGTGGAAGAAAACCTTAATTTACCTAGTGTAACCATAACCAGGATTCGACCTACAAGTTACAAATTATCCTCTGGATTACAGCCTAATGTATACACTAATTTAGCTGAAGGAAGTTTGAGCGAAGGGCTAGAGTCTAATACCTATCTTAGCACGGAAATTAGAGAAGAAGTAGCTCAAGGTTAGTAACAAGCCTTGCTGACGTACTAAGTGTGCGTAAGTTTTGTATACTTACGCACATCAACTTTATAGTTACACCACCCAAAAGGTGCATTTCTGGATATCTAATCGAATGATTCCAACGGTAAAGACGGCTGTGGTAACGCGGGTAAGTAAACTTGTTCAACTTCTGGCGTACATCCGAGCCACTGAACAGATAATTTAGCAAACTGTTCAGGACAACCACTAACACAAAATCGAGTTGGTGTAGCAGAAGTATTTTGCAGTCCTAATAGCTCAAGTTCCTGGGCAGTAGCAGAGGCAACAGACACGGCTGGGTTAACTAACTTGACTGTGCTTGGCACAATATTACGAATAACAGGTGCTAAGTGAGGGTAATGAGTACAGCCGTAAATCAACGTATCTATCCCAACTTCTAGTAAAGGCGCTAAATACTCTGTGGCTACCTCAGTGGTATAAGGATCGTGGATACGATTTTGCTCGATAAGTGGCACAAACTCAGGACAGCCAACTTGCCAAACTTCTGCTGTAGCATCAATTTCTAAGACTGCATTGCGGTAGGCATTGCTTAAGGCAGTAGCAGGAGTAGAAATCACACCAATTCGCCGACCCTGCTGTACAGCCGCACGCGCCCCAGGCAAGATCAATCCTAAGATAGGTAAATCAAATTCTGATTGCACAGCTTCTAACGCTAGGGCAGAACTTGTATTACAAGCCATGATGACCATTTTGGCATCTTGTTCCACCATCCAGGTA comes from Oculatellaceae cyanobacterium and encodes:
- the rppA gene encoding two-component system response regulator RppA; translated protein: MTKILLVEDEPDLGAAIKRTLNQEKYIVDWVLDGTEAWDYLESKWTHYNLAIFDWLLPGLSGLDLCKRLRSQNNPMPVLILTAKDQIEDKVQGLDAGADDYLVKPFGMAELLARLRSLQRRSPQLQPQQLTVDRFTLDYNSRTISYQNQIGDAKVIPLTTKEFQLLEYFMRHPHQIVTSDQIRNQLWEVSSEPISNVVAAQMRLLRRKLADFHCDNLIETVHGVGYRFNPTINNY
- the rppB gene encoding two-component system sensor histidine kinase RppB; this encodes MNQNKLFYITRARLALWYAGVMGVILSLCGIGIYEAIAHAHWVAVDQEIKSVAGTLHDSLELKLKQPGQIELVVKQLLPDICLATKSCLPRQPSSPRHILGAANQGTYYIRLFNNSGRLIAIAGINPQGISQVFKNKVWQTQKDDFGNRYQQISLSLHTQDNRDWGYLQVGRSLSDFDKYLADVRWVLFVGLPISMAFIAVSSWWLSGLAMQPIYKSYQQIKQFTADVAHELRTPLAATQATVESVLRMPELSAKEAQDILQTIERQNRRLIQLVNDLLLLARLDRQSVPAQRQICCLNDLVSDLVEELEALAIAAKLTLTSDLRVEKPLYVVGDEEQLYRCCSNLIINAIQYTPATGKIFVILDCSNHHALIHVSDTGVGIAPQDITQIFERFYRVKSDRSRHTGGSGLGLAIANAIAQAHHGSLQVQSELGKGSTFTIQLPLSVN
- a CDS encoding GTP-binding protein, with protein sequence MASNQQESHLNRARASLRQTMSWYSHRANNQQLSNSEVQAAVRNELEVLSNTLEKLDQGVICIAAFGLVSRGKSAVLNALIGQKILQTGPLNGVTQWPKSVRWTPPVTNEKESKVQVEFIDTPGLDEINGQARGEMAKQVARQADLILFIISGDITRTEYQALCELRQSQKPLILVFNKVDLYPEQDRQTIYQQLQNLGVNTTTGKRLEQLLSKDEIVMVAAEPAPIEVRVEWQDGRVTYELEKPEPQIDDLRQKILNLLNKEGRSLLALNALVQAREAEANIASKTVDVLSAEADDLIWRYAQYKALAVALNPIAVLDVLGGTVTDLTLIRSLAKLYNLPITGYEAGKLLKTILLSGGGLLLGELGSSLFLGIGKSASALTTGENPSNIFTYGSTAIAQGGIAGYGAYAVGKAAKAYLEQGATWGQLGANTVITEILSQVESNTILYRLRQELQQKLNF
- a CDS encoding TlyA family RNA methyltransferase, whose product is MAKQRLDILLVELSLCASRQQAQRLIQAGEVRVNDQVIDKSGTDVDISSNIQIKERSRFVSRGGEKLAKALELFAISVDGRICLDGGISTGGFTDCLLQAGASKVYGVDVGYGQVDWRLRNDPRVVLRERTNFRYLKLSDLYVEGDIIPDLGVVDVSFISLTKVLPALWELLQSPREAVLLVKPQFEVGKARVGKKGVVRDPKDHADAIAQVLQTAQQLGWQYRGLSWSPITGPAGNIEYLLWLSMDSEILQPDLEIIKQVTNHACQELKK
- the argJ gene encoding bifunctional ornithine acetyltransferase/N-acetylglutamate synthase; translation: MSDWQEIPGGVTAPKGYKAAGITAGLKPSGLPDLALIFSDVEAIAAGVFTTSHVRAACVDYCRQRLQSKHSARAILCNAGQANAATGSQGWIDAIESAMLVAQTLNIPSESVLLASTGVIGQRIRMDALKAGIPQLVNALSSTGGDAAAQAIITTDLVTKSIALETKIHDRPVRIGGISKGSGMIHPNMATMLAFVTCDAAVSTSLWQQMLSRAADRSFNQITVDGDTSTNDCLIALANGESRTPAITEMGAEAEKLEAMLTAVCQHLAKAIARDGEGATCLIEVEVTGASDEKAARQIAKTIVGSSLVKSAIFGRDPNWGRIAAAAGRSGIPFDQENLRIQLGDFLLMENGQPLPFDRPAASAYLKAKAAGEYLKDDTVSISVSIGNGSASAKAWGCDLSYDYVKINAEYTT
- the sds gene encoding solanesyl diphosphate synthase codes for the protein MTSVTSLFAPVEADLLVLTENLKNLVGARHPILYAAAEHLFGAQGKRVRPAIVLLIARATMLDQEITPRHRRLAEITEMIHTASLVHDDVVDESEVRRGIPTVHSRFGNRIAVLAGDFLFAQSSWYLANLDNLEVVKLLSEVIMDLAEGEIQQGLNGFDTSLSIEAYLEKSYYKTASLIANSSKAAGVLSEVSSQMAENLYGYGRHIGLAFQIVDDILDFTGSTETLGKPAASDLRSGNLTAPTLYAMEEKAYLEGLIESEFVEEKDLEQAIALIKESQGIERSRELAKHHAQLAVEHLADLAHCPSRQALIDLADYVLRRIY
- the murI gene encoding glutamate racemase, which codes for MTKHNSQKRIGIFDSGVGGLTVLKELYNQLPNESILYFGDTARLPYGTRKPAEILQFVREIITWMVEQDAKMVIMACNTSSALALEAVQSEFDLPILGLILPGARAAVQQGRRIGVISTPATALSNAYRNAVLEIDATAEVWQVGCPEFVPLIEQNRIHDPYTTEVATEYLAPLLEVGIDTLIYGCTHYPHLAPVIRNIVPSTVKLVNPAVSVASATAQELELLGLQNTSATPTRFCVSGCPEQFAKLSVQWLGCTPEVEQVYLPALPQPSLPLESFD